One window of the Enterobacter huaxiensis genome contains the following:
- the bcsA gene encoding UDP-forming cellulose synthase catalytic subunit yields the protein MSRLSTWLLIPPVSSRLSQRYRHYRRHGASSLSAAFGCFWMILAWVFIPLEHPRWQGIRARHSELYPHINPDRPRPLDPARYAIQAVWLVATSGRSEKSTPRWRSFDRVQNLRERYHQWMDRLPDSFSDKTSHLDNHKELGHLHPGLRRFILGVIVVFSLILALVCITQPFNPLAQFTFLILLWGVALLVRRLPGRFSALMLIVLSLTVSCRYIWWRYTSTLNWDDPVSLVCGLILLFAETYAWIVLVLGYFQVIWPLNRQPVPLPKDTNLWPSVDLFVPTYNEDLSVVKNTIYAALGIDWPKDKLKIWILDDGGRAEFRQFADEVGVEYIARTTHEHAKAGNINNALKYAKGEFVSIFDCDHVPTRSFLQMTMGWFLKEKELAMMQTPHHFFSPDPFERNLGRFRKTPNEGTLFYGLVQDGNDMWDATFFCGSCAVIRRGPLDEIGGIAVETVTEDAHTSLRLHRRGHTSAYMRIPQAAGLATESLSAHIGQRIRWARGMVQIFRLDNPLAGKGLKLAQRLCYVNAMFHFLSGIPRLIFLTAPLAFLLLHAYIIYAPALMIALFVLPHMIHASLTNSKIQGKYRHSFWSEIYETVLAWYIAPPTMVALINPHKGKFNVTAKGGLVEEEYVDWVISRPYIFLVLLNIVGVIVGIWRYYYGPANEVLTVFVSMAWVFYNLIILGGAVAVSVESKQVRRAHRVEISMPAAIAREDGHLFSCTVHDFSDGGLGIKINGQAKVLEGQKVNLLLKRGQQEYVFPTQVARVSGNEVGLQLMPLTKKQHIDFVQCTFARADTWALWQDSFPEDKPLESLLDILKLGFRGYRHLAEFAPSSVKLIFRSLTSLVSWVVSFIPRRPERDEAKQSDPVMAQQ from the coding sequence ATGAGTCGTCTGTCGACCTGGTTGCTCATCCCGCCGGTCAGTTCGCGGCTAAGCCAACGCTACCGGCATTATCGTCGTCACGGTGCGTCGTCGTTGAGCGCCGCGTTTGGCTGTTTCTGGATGATTCTGGCCTGGGTCTTTATTCCCCTTGAACACCCCCGCTGGCAAGGTATTCGTGCACGGCACAGCGAACTTTATCCGCACATTAATCCCGACAGACCACGCCCATTAGATCCGGCGCGTTATGCCATCCAGGCCGTCTGGCTGGTCGCCACGTCGGGCAGATCTGAAAAATCGACGCCGCGCTGGCGGAGTTTCGATCGCGTCCAGAACTTACGGGAACGTTATCACCAGTGGATGGACAGGCTACCCGATAGCTTCAGCGATAAAACCAGCCATCTGGACAACCACAAAGAGCTCGGGCATCTGCATCCGGGCTTGCGGCGTTTTATCCTCGGCGTCATTGTCGTCTTCTCGCTTATTCTGGCACTGGTCTGTATTACACAGCCCTTTAACCCGCTGGCGCAGTTTACCTTCCTGATCCTGCTGTGGGGCGTTGCGCTGCTGGTACGGCGCTTACCGGGCCGTTTCTCTGCCCTGATGCTGATTGTGCTGTCGCTGACCGTTTCCTGCCGCTACATCTGGTGGCGTTATACCTCGACGCTGAACTGGGATGACCCGGTCAGCCTGGTGTGTGGCTTGATCCTGCTGTTTGCTGAAACCTACGCGTGGATAGTGCTGGTGCTGGGCTACTTCCAGGTGATCTGGCCATTGAACCGCCAGCCGGTTCCGCTGCCGAAAGACACCAACCTGTGGCCGTCGGTCGATCTCTTTGTGCCCACCTACAACGAAGACCTGAGCGTGGTGAAAAACACCATTTATGCCGCGTTGGGCATTGACTGGCCGAAAGATAAGCTCAAAATCTGGATCCTTGATGACGGCGGTCGCGCGGAGTTCCGCCAGTTCGCAGACGAAGTTGGCGTGGAGTATATCGCCCGTACCACGCACGAGCATGCGAAAGCCGGTAACATCAACAACGCGCTGAAATACGCCAAAGGGGAGTTCGTCTCCATCTTTGACTGCGACCACGTGCCGACGCGCTCGTTCCTGCAGATGACCATGGGCTGGTTCCTGAAAGAAAAAGAGCTGGCGATGATGCAGACGCCGCACCACTTCTTCTCGCCGGATCCGTTCGAGCGTAACCTGGGCCGTTTCCGCAAAACCCCGAACGAAGGCACGTTGTTCTACGGCCTTGTGCAGGACGGAAACGACATGTGGGATGCCACCTTCTTCTGCGGCTCCTGTGCGGTTATCCGCCGCGGGCCGCTGGATGAAATTGGCGGTATCGCCGTTGAGACCGTGACCGAAGATGCCCATACCTCGCTGCGTTTACACCGTCGCGGCCACACCTCTGCGTATATGCGCATTCCGCAGGCGGCGGGTCTGGCTACGGAGTCACTCTCGGCGCACATCGGCCAGCGTATCCGCTGGGCGCGCGGCATGGTGCAGATATTCCGCCTGGACAACCCGCTGGCCGGTAAAGGGCTGAAGCTGGCGCAGCGCCTGTGCTACGTCAACGCCATGTTCCACTTCCTGTCCGGTATCCCACGGCTTATCTTCCTCACCGCGCCGCTGGCGTTCCTGCTCCTTCATGCCTATATCATCTACGCTCCGGCGCTGATGATTGCGCTGTTTGTTCTGCCGCACATGATCCACGCGAGCCTGACGAACTCGAAGATTCAGGGGAAATACCGCCATTCGTTCTGGAGTGAAATCTACGAAACGGTGCTGGCGTGGTATATCGCGCCGCCAACGATGGTCGCGCTGATTAATCCGCATAAAGGGAAGTTTAACGTCACCGCGAAAGGCGGGCTGGTGGAAGAGGAGTATGTCGACTGGGTTATCTCCCGTCCGTATATCTTCCTGGTGCTGCTTAATATCGTGGGGGTGATTGTCGGTATCTGGCGCTACTACTACGGCCCGGCAAACGAGGTATTAACGGTATTCGTCAGTATGGCATGGGTGTTCTACAACCTGATTATCCTCGGCGGCGCGGTCGCGGTGTCGGTGGAAAGCAAACAGGTACGACGCGCGCATCGCGTCGAGATCAGCATGCCGGCGGCCATTGCCCGCGAAGACGGACACCTCTTCTCCTGTACCGTACATGACTTCTCCGACGGCGGCCTGGGGATCAAAATCAACGGCCAGGCGAAGGTGCTGGAAGGGCAGAAGGTCAACCTACTGCTTAAGCGCGGCCAGCAGGAGTACGTCTTCCCGACGCAGGTTGCGCGTGTGTCAGGCAATGAGGTCGGTCTGCAGCTGATGCCGCTGACCAAAAAGCAACACATCGATTTTGTGCAGTGTACGTTTGCCCGCGCGGATACGTGGGCTCTGTGGCAGGACAGCTTCCCGGAAGACAAACCTCTGGAAAGCCTGCTCGATATTCTGAAGCTGGGGTTCCGTGGCTATCGTCACCTTGCAGAATTTGCCCCGTCGTCTGTGAAATTAATTTTCCGGTCACTTACTTCGCTGGTTTCCTGGGTCGTGTCGTTCATTCCGCGTCGCCCTGAGCGAGATGAAGCGAAGCAATCGGACCCGGTTATGGCTCAACAATGA
- the bcsB gene encoding cellulose biosynthesis cyclic di-GMP-binding regulatory protein BcsB, with translation MKTKLSWLCAVAMGMSALPLTMANAAPENAAATPAPTVPVVAQATDPVVTAAPGQTENVVPNQPTAGNTLPANNQVVGQVMPGVPGANAPVVAENAPSRDVKLTFAQIAPPPGSMVLRGINPNGGIEFGMRSDEVVSNAVLNLEYTPSPSLLPVQSQLKVYLNDELMDVLPVTKEQLGKKTQAQVPINPLFITDFNRVRLEFVGHYRDVCENPASSTLWMDVGRNSSLQMTYQSLALKNDLSAFPVPFFDSRDNRQLTLPMVFASSPDVTEQLAATIVASWFGSRSGWRGQSFPVMYDKMPDRSAIVFATNAKRPAFLRDHPDVKAPTIEMISHPDNPYVKLLVVFGRDEKDLVQAAKGIAQGNILFRGNSVVVDEVKPLLARKPYDAPNWVRTDRAISFGELKTYEEQLQATGLEPSPISLSLNLPPDLYLLRTNGIDINLNYRYTAPSTKDSSRMDISLNNQFLQSFSLTSTQDTNRLMLRLPVLQGLLDGKTDVSIPALKLGAINQLRFDFQYMNPMPGGSVDNCITFQPVQNHVVIGDESTIDFSKYYHFIAMPDLRAFANASFPFSRMADLSESIVVMPKTPSEGQVTTLLDAMGTVGAQTGLPAINVTLTDDGSQIQNKDADIMVIGSIPDKLKDDKRVDLLVQAAQSWVNTPLRQTEFPSIMPDSGDRQANVRTSISSSGPMAAIVGFQSPYNDQRSVIALLADSPRGYELLNTAMNDSGKRASMFGSVSVIRESGVNSLRVGDVYYVGHLPWFERLWYALSNHPVLLAILAAVSVVLLAWVLWRLLRIISRRRLNPDHE, from the coding sequence ATGAAAACAAAACTTTCCTGGTTATGTGCAGTGGCAATGGGGATGAGTGCGCTTCCCTTAACGATGGCTAACGCAGCGCCTGAAAACGCGGCGGCCACGCCTGCTCCTACGGTTCCTGTCGTCGCGCAAGCGACCGACCCGGTTGTCACGGCGGCACCGGGACAAACGGAAAACGTAGTCCCGAATCAGCCAACGGCGGGGAATACGCTACCGGCCAACAATCAGGTCGTTGGGCAAGTCATGCCTGGCGTACCGGGCGCCAACGCGCCTGTCGTCGCGGAGAATGCCCCATCGCGTGATGTGAAGCTGACGTTTGCCCAGATTGCGCCTCCGCCGGGCAGCATGGTGCTGCGTGGCATCAACCCTAACGGCGGCATTGAGTTCGGGATGCGCAGCGACGAGGTGGTCTCGAATGCGGTGCTGAACCTTGAGTACACGCCGTCGCCGTCGCTGCTGCCCGTGCAGTCTCAGCTCAAGGTCTACCTGAATGATGAGCTGATGGACGTTCTGCCGGTCACGAAAGAGCAGCTGGGCAAGAAAACCCAGGCGCAGGTGCCGATCAACCCGCTGTTCATCACCGACTTTAACCGTGTCCGCCTGGAATTCGTCGGCCACTACCGCGACGTTTGTGAAAACCCGGCCAGCAGCACGCTGTGGATGGACGTAGGGCGTAACTCTTCGCTGCAGATGACCTACCAGTCGCTGGCGCTGAAAAACGACCTTTCCGCGTTTCCGGTTCCGTTCTTCGACTCGCGCGATAACCGCCAGTTAACGCTGCCGATGGTCTTTGCGAGCTCTCCGGACGTCACCGAACAGCTTGCGGCGACTATCGTCGCGTCGTGGTTTGGTTCCCGCTCCGGCTGGCGCGGTCAGAGCTTCCCGGTCATGTACGACAAAATGCCCGACAGAAGCGCGATTGTGTTTGCGACTAACGCCAAACGTCCTGCGTTCCTGCGCGATCACCCGGACGTCAAGGCGCCCACGATTGAAATGATTAGCCACCCGGACAACCCGTATGTGAAGCTGCTGGTGGTCTTCGGCCGTGATGAAAAAGATCTAGTGCAGGCGGCAAAAGGCATTGCGCAGGGGAACATCCTGTTCCGCGGTAATAGCGTCGTTGTCGATGAGGTGAAGCCGCTGCTGGCGCGTAAGCCTTACGATGCCCCTAACTGGGTGCGTACCGACCGCGCAATTAGTTTCGGCGAACTGAAAACTTATGAAGAGCAGCTGCAGGCGACGGGGCTTGAGCCTTCGCCAATCAGCCTGTCGCTGAACCTGCCGCCGGACCTGTATCTGCTGCGCACTAACGGTATCGATATCAATCTGAACTACCGTTACACCGCGCCGTCGACCAAAGACAGCTCGCGCATGGACATTAGCCTGAACAACCAGTTCCTGCAGTCCTTTAGCCTGACAAGCACGCAGGATACCAATCGCCTGATGCTCCGTCTGCCGGTACTGCAGGGTCTGCTGGACGGTAAAACCGATGTGTCTATCCCGGCGCTGAAGCTGGGTGCGATTAACCAGCTGCGTTTCGACTTCCAGTATATGAACCCGATGCCCGGCGGCTCGGTGGATAACTGCATCACCTTCCAGCCGGTACAGAACCATGTGGTGATCGGTGATGAATCCACTATCGACTTCTCAAAGTACTATCACTTTATTGCGATGCCGGATCTGCGCGCGTTTGCCAATGCCAGCTTCCCGTTCAGCCGCATGGCAGACCTGTCTGAGTCTATCGTCGTGATGCCGAAAACACCGTCTGAAGGTCAGGTTACGACACTGCTGGATGCGATGGGCACCGTTGGGGCGCAAACCGGTTTGCCGGCGATTAACGTGACGCTGACCGATGATGGCAGCCAAATCCAGAACAAAGATGCCGATATCATGGTAATCGGCAGCATTCCGGACAAGCTGAAGGATGACAAGCGCGTCGATCTGCTGGTCCAGGCGGCCCAGTCATGGGTGAATACGCCGCTGCGTCAGACCGAGTTCCCAAGCATTATGCCGGACAGCGGCGATCGTCAGGCGAACGTAAGAACCAGCATCAGTTCATCGGGACCGATGGCGGCCATCGTGGGCTTCCAGTCGCCGTATAACGACCAGCGTAGCGTCATCGCACTGCTGGCAGACAGCCCTCGCGGCTATGAGCTGTTAAACACGGCCATGAACGACAGCGGTAAACGTGCGTCAATGTTCGGCTCGGTTTCCGTTATCCGTGAATCGGGCGTCAACAGCCTGCGCGTGGGTGATGTCTACTACGTGGGCCATCTGCCGTGGTTCGAGCGTCTGTGGTATGCGCTGTCTAACCACCCGGTACTGCTGGCCATTCTGGCCGCGGTCAGCGTCGTTCTGCTGGCGTGGGTACTGTGGCGTCTGCTGCGTATCATCAGCCGTCGTCGCCTGAACCCGGACCATGAGTAA